The proteins below come from a single Clarias gariepinus isolate MV-2021 ecotype Netherlands chromosome 17, CGAR_prim_01v2, whole genome shotgun sequence genomic window:
- the kcnj15 gene encoding ATP-sensitive inward rectifier potassium channel 15 isoform X1: MNGEVERRVVSKDGHNNIRIDNVDGMVKLYLHDLWTTVVDMKWRYKLSLFVSTFFTTWFFFGMLFYLIAMAHNDLNTNQASNHTPCVMNVATLTGAYLFSLESQTTIGYGFRHISEECPLAILTLVLQLVLTGLAEIFVTGAFLAKLARPKKRSETVKFSKLALVSKHKGQLCVMVRVANMRRSPLVQCQLSGKLLYPYVTEEGEKIQLHQESVDFQFDSNEQCPFLVMPLIFYHVLNESSPLASLTAETLKVRNFELVVTLNAIMESTASTCQSRTSYVPQEFRWGYEFKPVLFGTHGGKFVTDFNYFDEIQISNDTLLLQESRNEKLMLENEYRKESEEESADNNKRT, encoded by the coding sequence ATGAATGGAGAGGTTGAGCGGCGTGTTGTGTCTAAAGATGGCCACAACAACATCCGTATCGATAACGTTGATGGCATGGTGAAGCTCTACCTGCACGACCTCTGGACCACAGTGGTGGACATGAAGTGGCGTTACAAACTTAGTCTTTTTGTGTCCACCTTTTTCACAACCTGGTTTTTCTTTGGCATGCTTTTCTACCTGATTGCAATGGCACATAATGACCTTAACACCAATCAGGCATCAAACCACACACCATGCGTGATGAATGTGGCCACATTAACTGGAGCATACTTATTCTCCCTAGAGTCACAGACTACCATCGGCTATGGTTTCCGCCACATCTCAGAGGAGTGCCCACTTGCCATCTTAACACTGGTGTTACAGCTGGTGCTCACAGGCCTGGCTGAGATCTTTGTAACTGGCGCCTTCCTGGCCAAGCTTGCACGGCCCAAGAAGCGCTCTGAGACAGTAAAATTTAGCAAGTTAGCACTGGTCTCCAAGCATAAGGGCCAGTTATGTGTGATGGTTCGTGTGGCCAATATGCGTAGGAGTCCACTGGTTCAGTGTCAGCTCTCAGGCAAGCTGCTTTATCCCTATGTCACTGAAGAGGGTGAGAAGATCCAGCTCCACCAGGAGTCTGTGGACTTCCAGTTCGATTCCAACGAGCAGTGCCCCTTCCTTGTTATGCCTCTTATCTTCTATCATGTGCTGAATGAAAGTAGTCCTCTGGCCAGCCTCACTGCTGAGACCTTGAAGGTGAGAAATTTTGAACTTGTGGTGACCCTAAATGCCATTATGGAGTCCACAGCTTCCACCTGCCAAAGCCGTACTTCCTATGTTCCTCAAGAGTTCCGCTGGGGTTATGAGTTTAAGCCTGTACTCTTTGGTACTCATGGAGGCAAGTTCGTCACAGACTTTAACTATTTCGATGAGATTCAGATCAGTAATGACACCTTGCTTCTTCAGGAGTCAAGGAATGAGAAGCTCATGTTAGAGAATGAGTATCGTAAAGAATCAGAAGAAGAGAGCgctgataataataaaagaacataG
- the kcnj15 gene encoding ATP-sensitive inward rectifier potassium channel 15 isoform X2, with translation MNGEVERRVVSKDGHNNIRIDNVDGMVKLYLHDLWTTVVDMKWRYKLSLFVSTFFTTWFFFGMLFYLIAMAHNDLNTNQASNHTPCVMNVATLTGAYLFSLESQTTIGYGFRHISEECPLAILTLVLQLVLTGLAEIFVTGAFLAKLARPKKRSETVKFSKLALVSKHKGQLCVMVRVANMRRSPLVQCQLSGKLLYPYVTEEGEKIQLHQESVDFQFDSNEQCPFLVMPLIFYHVLNESSPLASLTAETLKQVFDIESGGGTASNETAQRERLFYCTMT, from the exons ATGAATGGAGAGGTTGAGCGGCGTGTTGTGTCTAAAGATGGCCACAACAACATCCGTATCGATAACGTTGATGGCATGGTGAAGCTCTACCTGCACGACCTCTGGACCACAGTGGTGGACATGAAGTGGCGTTACAAACTTAGTCTTTTTGTGTCCACCTTTTTCACAACCTGGTTTTTCTTTGGCATGCTTTTCTACCTGATTGCAATGGCACATAATGACCTTAACACCAATCAGGCATCAAACCACACACCATGCGTGATGAATGTGGCCACATTAACTGGAGCATACTTATTCTCCCTAGAGTCACAGACTACCATCGGCTATGGTTTCCGCCACATCTCAGAGGAGTGCCCACTTGCCATCTTAACACTGGTGTTACAGCTGGTGCTCACAGGCCTGGCTGAGATCTTTGTAACTGGCGCCTTCCTGGCCAAGCTTGCACGGCCCAAGAAGCGCTCTGAGACAGTAAAATTTAGCAAGTTAGCACTGGTCTCCAAGCATAAGGGCCAGTTATGTGTGATGGTTCGTGTGGCCAATATGCGTAGGAGTCCACTGGTTCAGTGTCAGCTCTCAGGCAAGCTGCTTTATCCCTATGTCACTGAAGAGGGTGAGAAGATCCAGCTCCACCAGGAGTCTGTGGACTTCCAGTTCGATTCCAACGAGCAGTGCCCCTTCCTTGTTATGCCTCTTATCTTCTATCATGTGCTGAATGAAAGTAGTCCTCTGGCCAGCCTCACTGCTGAGACCTTGAAG CAAGTGTTTGACATTGAAAGTGGAGGTGGTACAGCCAGCAATGAaacagcacagagagagagactcttttACTGTACTATGACTTAA